From Theileria annulata chromosome 1, complete sequence, *** SEQUENCING IN PROGRESS ***, one genomic window encodes:
- a CDS encoding Tash1-like protein, putative (Tap152h01.q1c.C.cand.6 - score = 29.20;~SMART 1 transmembrane domain at aa 7-26;~1 probable transmembrane helix predicted for TA03145 by TMHMM2.0 at aa 7-26;~Signal peptide predicted for TA03145 by SignalP 2.0 HMM (Signal peptide probability 0.907, signal anchor probability 0.005) with cleavage site probability 0.876 between residues 23 and 24) yields MVRVNTLLLVYAGFLYHIKIVSSIVLDLDNEDISRFYTMKIVEQGVTKVMILSTPENKITEIRKGKSLIWMADPDEYVKCFTRISSRWYSEELSTIEIENPKKTKMFYLRKHYFSHFYYISKKDFEQRFLTLTKYCKQLEYMDNEVVKGKRKIPRLNIKRKRKFPFEKDGIEKTTKKEAETQTEDKELESIHFEVSSDDEPEIEPETIPVEVDSDDDEVPLDLSQYYTEPIEQTEHTSTGDLLSSHDEEQPIDLTIKHKSKAPESVVEPTEPETITVDLLSSHDEEHEDSDLSDIELQISSDDESHEDHTHQDLIILGSEPSEESHTEDNNSSTIVRTESTKPQPDISTEDTHTQTDTDIDKKTRSSLPLKKRPYKQD; encoded by the coding sequence ATGGTTCGAGTTAATACTTTATTATTGGTTTATGCGGGATTTCTATATCATATAAAGATTGTATCTTCAATTGTGTTAGATTTGGATAATGAAGATATTTCGAGATTTTATACAATGAAAATTGTTGAACAAGGAGTAACCAAGGTTATGATATTATCTACTCCAGAAAATAAGATAACTGAAATACGTAAAGGTAAAAGTTTAATTTGGATGGCAGATCCAGATGAATATGTTAAATGTTTCACTCGTATTTCAAGTAGATGGTATTCTGAAGAACTTTCTACcattgaaattgaaaatcCCAAAAAAACTAAGATGTTTTATCTACGtaaacattatttttctcacttttattatatcagTAAAAAAGATTTTGAACAAAGGTTTTTAACACTTACAAAATATTGCAAACAACTAGAATATATGGACAATGAAGTCGTAAAGGGGAAACGTAAAATTCCTAGactaaatataaaaagAAAACGTAAATTTCCATTTGAAAAAGATGGCATAGAAAAAACTACCAAAAAGGAGGCAGAGACACAAACAGAAGATAAAGAACTAGAATCAATTCATTTTGAAGTTTCATCAGATGATGAACCAGAAATAGAACCAGAAACTATTCCAGTGGAAGTAGACTCAGATGATGATGAGGTACCACTTGATTTATCACAATATTATACTGAACCTATAGAACAGACAGAACATACTTCAACAGGGGATTTGTTATCAAGTCATGATGAAGAACAACCAATTGATCTAACTATTAAACACAAATCTAAAGCTCCTGAATCAGTTGTAGAACCGACTGAACCAGAAACTATTACAGTGGATTTGTTATCAAGTCATGATGAAGAACATGAAGATAGTGATCTTTCAGATATTGAACTCCAAATTTCATCAGATGATGAATCACATGAAGACCATACACATCAggatttaattattcttgGATCAGAACCATCTGAGGAATCACATACAGaagataataattcatCGACTATTGTTAGAACGGAATCTACCAAACCACAACCTGATATATCAACCGAAGATACTCACACTCAAACTGACACAGATATAGATAAAAAAACTCGTTCATCTCTTCCACTTAAGAAAAGACCATATAAACAagattaa
- a CDS encoding Tash(AT)-like protein, putative (Tap152h01.q1c.C.cand.8 - score = 46.46;~SMART 2 AT_hook (SM00384) domains at aa 418-430, E()=1.40e+00; 436-448, E()=3.88e+00), with the protein MVSLKNPCIVFTVIVYYIKAVSSLILDLSNLSNSVLEVQSTVEDGIVITKIYSTPEKKITEIYQGFIEIWIGYPGESAKCVTYIKFKRPIRAILKIEVDNPVLNSNYYLFKKYSNYKYISKDEFEKKYEEIKDLCKSIDVSIDNDKPKRLRKHKPKIKDTDYKTRKSKKKSIAQEKLDPEETDTADEIPSDKDDDEPEDLTEEQRQKIKDQVLEKIDFEVSSDEDIDVDGPTHSHIQSDAITQTETQSYERTGPQVLDREAVSEESVRVEEAGKISVEFSDDEIESELFQVNLGSDSDDEPLIIKAFIPTSTQTNKKTKTDNEQTYTYYTTYTLSKSQSQVSKTTTESAEQLVPETIPVEIGSDEEDHESEISDIELLFSSDESSQQTEKIAKPKKPRIRRPRKQKPESETEKVGKPKRKRGRPRKLKPDEVEEPKRKRARPKKHKADELDTDHIEVHKQVRIDKRKSKQGRPKIKDTEKTTKQTTEQPEHLELQPETIPVEIESDDEHEDIDLEQELLNEPLFGEDVEKLLERELDNIGISTNELDSVFEEKSKDDN; encoded by the coding sequence ATGGTTTCCTTAAAAAATCCTTGTATTGTTTTTACAgtaattgtttattatataaaggCCGTATCCTCTTTAATACTGgatttatctaatttaaGTAACTCTGTTTTGGAGGTTCAAAGTACTGTTGAAGATGGAATAGttataactaaaatatactCAACACCAGAAAAAAAGATAACTGAAATATATCAAGGATTTATAGAAATCTGGATTGGTTATCCAGGTGAATCGGCCAAATGTGTTACATATATTAAGTTTAAACGACCTATCAGGGCAATTCTCAAAATTGAAGTTGACAATCctgttttaaattctaactattatctttttaaaaaatattcaaattataaatatatcagTAAAGAcgaatttgaaaaaaaatatgaagaaattaaagATCTTTGTAAATCAATTGATGTATCAATTGACAATGATAAACCTAAAAGACTAAGAAAACATAAACCAAAAATTAAGGATACCGATTATAAAACTAGGAAAAGTAAAAAGAAATCTATTGCTCAAGAAAAATTAGACCCTGAAGAGACGGATACTGCAGATGAAATTCCGTCAGATAAAGACGATGATGAACCTGAGGATCTAACGGAGGAACAGAGACAAAAGATAAAGGACCAGGTTTTGGAGAAGATTGATTTTGAAGTTTCATCAGATGAAGATATTGATGTTGATGGACCTACTCACTCCCATATACAATCTGATGCGATTACTCAAACTGAAACTCAATCTTATGAACGTACAGGACCTCAAGTATTAGACCGTGAAGCTGTTTCAGAGGAATCGGTTAGAGTTGAGGAGGCTGGAAAAATATCGGTAGAATTTTCTGACGATGAGATAGAATCTGAATTATTTCAAGTAAATTTGGGATCAGATAGTGATGATGAACctctaataattaaagCGTTTATACCAACAAGTACTCaaacaaataaaaaaaCTAAAACAGATAACGAACAAACGTATACATATTACACAACTTACACATTGAGCAAATCTCAATCTCAGGTTTCCAAAACAACTACTGAATCGGCAGAACAATTAGTACCAGAAACTATTCCAGTGGAAATAGGatcagatgaagaagaCCACGAAAGTGAAATTTCAGATATTGAACTGCTATTTTCATCAGATGAATCAAGTCAACAAACAGAAAAAATTGCTAAACCTAAAAAACCTAGGATACGTAGACCTAGAAAACAAAAACCTGAAAGTGAAACAGAAAAAGTTGGTAAACCTAAACGTAAACGAGGTAGGCCTAGAAAACTAAAACCAGATGAAGTTGAAGAACCTAAACGAAAACGAGCTAGACCAAAAAAACATAAAGCAGATGAACTTGATACAGATCACATTGAAGTACATAAACAAGTGAGAATTGATAAACGTAAAAGTAAACAAGGTAGACCAAAAATTAAGGATACCGAAAAAACAACTAAACAAACAACTGAACAACCAGAACATTTAGAATTACAACCAGAAACTATTCCAGTGGAAATTGAGTCAGATGATGAACATGAGGATATTGATCTGGAACAAGAGTTATTAAATGAACCACTATTTGGAGAAGATGTTGAGAAATTGTTAGAACGTGAACTTGATAATATTGGTATATCAACAAATGAACTTGATTCAGTATTTGAAGAGAAATCTAAAGATGACAATTAG
- a CDS encoding Tash1-like protein, putative (Tap152h01.q1c.C.cand.4 - score = 26.95;~SMART 1 transmembrane domain at aa 7-26;~1 probable transmembrane helix predicted for TA03155 by TMHMM2.0 at aa 7-26;~Signal peptide predicted for TA03155 by SignalP 2.0 HMM (Signal peptide probability 0.686, signal anchor probability 0.170) with cleavage site probability 0.623 between residues 23 and 24), translating to MVRVNTLILFYTIIIYCIKIVSSIVLDLDNLDNSIIEIVKTTEEGIITTKIYSIPENKITELREGFIIVWMQDDCEYIKSITHYEFLSTKRKLMSIELYSPFEDNMIYLYKLGKHYAYTTRNKFEEIFKKNLEISEKKTRKRKPKSYTDYKRRKSKKKRITKPEDLEPEMEFEISSDESTQQTEKKSEEHTEPEMDFEISSEESKPIESETTKQPEHTSETTKQTEQTETTDERELQPETIPVEVESDDEHEDIDLEQELLNEPLFGEDVEKLLERELDRTGLSTNELDSVFEEKSKDDDN from the coding sequence ATGGTTCGAGTTAATACtttaatattgttttatacaataattatttattgtataaAGATTGTATCTTCGATTGTGTTAGATTTGGACaatttagataattcaATAATTGAAATAGTAAAGACCACTGAAGAGGGAATAATTACCACAAAAATATACTCCATACCAGAAAATAAGATAACAGAATTACGTGAAGGATTTATAATAGTTTGGATGCAAGATGATtgtgaatatattaaatctaTTACTCATTACGAATTTCTATCGACAAAAAGAAAACTTATGAGTATCGAACTCTACAGTCCTTTTGAAGATAAtatgatatatttatacaaacTAGGAAAACATTATGCATATACCACCAGGAATAAGTTCGAagaaatttttaaaaaaaatcTTGAAATTTCAGAAAAGAAAACAAGGAAACGCAAACCTAAATCTTATACCGATTATAAACGTAGGAAAAGCAAAAAGAAGAGAATCACAAAACCAGAAGATTTAGAACCAGAAAtggaatttgaaatttcaTCAGATGAATCAACTCAACAAACAGAAAAAAAATCAGAAGAACATACAGAACCAGAAATGGATTTTGAAATTTCATCAGAGGAATCAAAACCTATTGAATCAGAAACAACTAAACAACCAGAACATACATCAGAAACAACTAAACAAACTGAACAAACAGAAACTACAGATGAACGAGAATTACAACCAGAAACTATTCCAGTTGAAGTTGAGTCAGATGATGAACATGAGGATATTGATCTGGAACAAGAGTTATTAAATGAACCACTATTTGGAGAAGATGTTGAGAAATTGTTAGAACGTGAACTTGACAGAACTGGTCTATCAACAAATGAACTTGATTCAGTATTTGAAGAGAAATCTAAAGATGATGATAATTAG
- a CDS encoding Tash1-like protein, putative (Tap152h01.q1c.C.cand.2 - score = 31.89;~SMART 1 transmembrane domain at aa 7-26;~1 probable transmembrane helix predicted for TA03165 by TMHMM2.0 at aa 7-26;~Signal peptide predicted for TA03165 by SignalP 2.0 HMM (Signal peptide probability 0.907, signal anchor probability 0.005) with cleavage site probability 0.876 between residues 23 and 24), with protein sequence MVRVNTLLLVYAGFLYHIKIVSSIVLDLNDIVNSGLKIHEDSQDGIVTTKIYSTPEKKITKILNGKALVWMALPGEYVKCVNIFMFESNNDVFLSFDVHNPIINKTFYLHKYYNHYKFVRQITFANKIKKLRKRSKRMLRKRKLEDDVDENESQLEHISTGGLISSEDEFDQDNIKLQISSDEEQLDPETIHFEISSDDEPEIEPETITVEIESDDDEREEELTKPDRIEQVMDKLKKMIKQRIKEKSKQSQPSESVPSEESKPSESETTKQPEHTSETTKQTEQTETTDERELQPETIPVEVESDDEHEDIDLEQELLNEPLFGEDVEKLLERELDRTGLSTNELDSVFEEKSKEDDN encoded by the coding sequence ATGGTTCGAGTTAATACTTTATTATTGGTTTATGCGGGATTTCTATATCATATAAAGATTGTGTCTTCAATTGTGTTAGATCTAAATGACATCGTCAATTCAGGTCTCAAGATACATGAAGATTCCCAAGATGGAATAGTTACCACAAAAATATACTCTACACCAGAAAAAAAGATAACTAAAATACTTAATGGTAAAGCATTAGTTTGGATGGCATTACCAGGTGAATATGttaaatgtgttaataTCTTTATGTTTGAATCGAATAATGATgtttttttatcatttgatgTTCACAATCCAATCATAAATAAGACCTTTTATctacataaatattataaccattataaatttgttcGTCAAATAACTTTTgcaaataaaattaaaaaacttCGTAAAAGATCAAAGAGAATGCTTAGGAAACGTAAACTGGAAGATGATGttgatgaaaatgaatCACAATTAGAACATATTTCAACTGGGGGTTTGATATCAAGTGAAGACGAGTTTGATCaagataatattaaattacaaatttcATCAGATGAAGAACAATTAGATCCAGAAACAATTCATTTTGAAATTTCATCAGATGATGAACCAGAAATAGAACCAGAAACTATTACAGTGGAAATAGAGTCAGATGATGATGAACGTGAGGAAGAACTCACGAAACCAGATAGAATAGAACAGGTAATggataaattaaagaagatgataaaaCAAAGAATAAAAGAAAAGTCTAAACAATCACAACCTAGTGAATCAGTACCAAGTGAAGAATCAAAACCTAGTGAATCAGAAACAACTAAACAACCAGAACATACATCAGAAACAACTAAACAAACTGAACAAACAGAAACTACAGATGAACGAGAATTACAACCAGAAACTATTCCAGTTGAAGTTGAGTCAGATGATGAACATGAGGATATTGATCTGGAACAAGAGTTATTAAATGAACCACTATTTGGAGAAGATGTTGAGAAATTGTTAGAACGTGAACTTGACAGAACTGGTCTATCAACAAATGAACTTGATTCAGTATTTGAAGAGAAATCTAAAGAAGATGACAATTAG
- a CDS encoding Tash1-or TashAT-like protein, putative (Tap152h01.q1c.C.cand.7 - score = 35.04;~SMART 1 transmembrane domain at aa 7-26; 3 AT_hook (SM00384) domains at aa 139-151, E()=9.29e-01; 169-181, E()=1.82e-01; and 186-198, E()=1.42e-01;~1 probable transmembrane helix predicted for TA03140 by TMHMM2.0 at aa 7-26;~Signal peptide predicted for TA03140 by SignalP 2.0 HMM (Signal peptide probability 0.907, signal anchor probability 0.005) with cleavage site probability 0.876 between residues 23 and 24), which translates to MVRVNTLLLVYAGFLYHIKIVSSIVLDLNDIVNSGLKIHEDSQDGIVTTKIYSTPEKKITKILNGKALVWMALPGEYVKCINIFMFKRCKKVLCTIEIENPRKTDIFYLHKYYSHYNYISKEEYYENFERFSYKQPKPKKKLGRPRKQKPEPETDHSEVHKQEKVAKPKRKRGRPRKQKSDREEPKRKRGRPRKHKAEERETDEEDHESEISDIELLFSSDEEPIELLDTELTDSADEHLEPEEPIELLYTELTDSADEHLEPEEPIELLDTELTDSADEHLEPEEPIELLDTELTDSADEHLEPEEPIEPLDTELTDSADERELQPETIPVEVESDDEHEDIDLEQELLNEPLFGEDVEKLLERELDRTGLSTNELDSVFEEKSKEDDN; encoded by the coding sequence ATGGTTCGAGTTAATACTTTATTATTGGTTTATGCGGGATTTCTATATCATATAAAGATTGTGTCTTCAATTGTCTTAGATCTAAATGACATCGTCAATTCAGGTCTCAAGATACATGAAGATTCCCAAGATGGAATAGTTACCACAAAAATATACTCTACACCAGAAAAAAAGATAACTAAAATACTTAATGGTAAAGCATTAGTTTGGATGGCATTACCAGGTGAATATGttaaatgtattaatatCTTTATGTTTAAACGTTGTAAGAAAGTACTTTGTACCATCGAAATTGAAAATCCAAGAAAAACCGATATCTTTTATctacataaatattattcacattataattatatcaGTAAAGAAGAGTACTACGAAAATTTTGAAAGATTTTCCTACAAGCAACCTAAGCCTAAAAAAAAACTAGGTAGACCTAGAAAACAGAAACCTGAACCTGAAACAGATCACTCTGAAGTACATAAACAAGAGAAGGTTGCTAAACCTAAACGTAAAAGGGGTAGACCTAGAAAACAAAAATCTGATCGTGAAGAACCTAAACGTAAACGAGGTAGACCAAGAAAACATAAAGCAGAAGAACGTGAGACAGATGAAGAAGACCACGAAAGTGAAATTTCAGATATTGAACTGTTATTTTCATCAGATGAGGAACCAATTGAACTATTAGACACTGAATTGACGGATAGTGCAGATGAACATTTAGAACCTGAGGAACCAATTGAACTATTATACACTGAATTGACGGATAGTGCAGATGAACATTTAGAACCTGAGGAACCAATTGAACTATTAGACACTGAATTGACGGATAGTGCAGATGAACATTTAGAACCTGAGGAACCAATTGAACTATTAGACACTGAATTGACGGATAGTGCAGATGAACATTTAGAACCTGAGGAACCAATTGAACCATTAGACACTGAATTGACGGATAGTGCAGATGAACGAGAATTACAACCAGAAACTATTCCAGTTGAAGTTGAGTCAGATGATGAACATGAGGATATTGATCTGGAACAAGAGTTATTAAATGAACCACTATTTGGAGAAGATGTTGAGAAATTGTTAGAACGTGAACTTGACAGAACTGGTCTATCAACAAATGAACTTGATTCAGTATTTGAAGAGAAATCTAAAGAAGATGATAATTAG
- a CDS encoding Tash1-like protein, putative (Tap152h01.q1c.C.cand.3 - score = 40.35;~SMART 1 transmembrane domain at aa 9-28;~1 probable transmembrane helix predicted for TA03160 by TMHMM2.0 at aa 9-28;~Signal peptide predicted for TA03160 by SignalP 2.0 HMM (Signal peptide probability 0.786, signal anchor probability 0.154) with cleavage site probability 0.761 between residues 25 and 26), with protein MMMVYTNNLFLVVIVMLYIIKIVFSNVLDLDNVDNSSFYMIKIVERGVTKIMILSTPENKITEIRKVKRLIWMSDPGEYVKCVTIYEFYNTRKGIMTIEIKNPQKTKMFYLRKYYSHYVYTSKQKFEDELKELSKYTHQKHEKALERMQKFSIHRKRKFPSETDDTEEEPLDLSIKQKSKVDESHTEPLEPETIQVEISSDDEDDEPIDLSIEQKSTTTEPVVEHTEEEIIHLQISSDEEGKTTEPVVEHTEEEIIHLQISSDEEGKTTEPVVEHTEEEIIHLQISSDEEHIQTREPEHTEESKTTELETTKESEQLKPETIPVEIGSDDEPEVQEPLDLSQYYTKRTTSEAEHIEHAEPEHTKHIEPTEPETITVEIESDDDEHEEELTKQERKKHVMDKLKKMIKQRIKEKSKQYAEPENYPQPLGIEHEDHTHQDLIILGSEPSEESHTEDNNSSTIVRTESTKPQPDISTEDTHTQTDTDIDKKTRSSLPLKKRPYKQD; from the coding sequence ATGATGATGGTCTATACAAATAATCTTTTTTTAGTCGTTATAGtaatgttatatattataaagatTGTATTTTCTAATGTGTTAGATTTGGATAATGTAGATAATTCGAGTTTttatatgataaaaattgttGAACGCGGAGTAACGAAAATTATGATATTATCTACTCCAGAAAATAAGATAACTGAAATACGTAAAGTTAAAAGATTAATTTGGATGTCGGATCCCGGTGAATATGTTAAATGTGTTACTATTTACGAATTTTATAACACAAGAAAAGGCATTATGAccattgaaattaaaaatccCCAAAAAACTAAGATGTTTTATCTACGTAAATATTATTCACACTATGTGTATACCAGTAAACAAAAATTTGAAGATGAATTAAAAGAGCTTTCTAAATATACTCACCAAAAACACGAAAAGGCACTTGAACGTATGCAAAAATTTAGTATACATAGGAAACGTAAATTTCCAAGTGAAACAGATGATACTGAAGAAGAACCACTTGATCTAAgtattaaacaaaaatcTAAAGTTGATGAATCACATACAGAGCCGTTAGAACCAGAAACTATTCAAGTGGAAATTTCatcagatgatgaagatgatgaacCAATTGATTTAAGTATTGAACAAAAATCTACAACTACTGAACCAGTTGTGGAACACACTGAAGAAgaaattattcatttacAAATATCATCAGATGAAGAAGGTAAAACTACTGAACCAGTCGTCGAACACACTGAAGAAgaaattattcatttacAAATATCATCAGATGAAGAAGGTAAAACTACTGAACCAGTCGTCGAACACACTGAAGAAgaaattattcatttacAAATATCATCAGATGAAGAACATATACAAACTAGAGAACCAGAACACACTGAAGAATCCAAAACTACAGAACTAGAAACAACAAAGGAATCAGAACAGTTAAAACCAGAAACTATTCCAGTTGAAATTGGATCAGATGATGAACCTGAGGTACAAGAACCACTTGACTTATCacaatattatactaaACGTACAACATCAGAAGCTGAACATATAGAACATGCAGAACCAGAACATACTAAACATATAGAACCTACTGAACCAGAAACTATTACAGTGGAAATTGAGTCAGATGATGATGAACATGAAGAAGAACTCACGAAACAAGAAAGAAAAAAACATGTAATggataaattaaagaagatgataaaaCAAAGAATAAAAGAAAAGTCTAAACAATACGCTGAACCAGAGAATTATCCTCAACCATTAGGTATAGAACATGAGGACCATACACATCAggatttaattattcttgGATCAGAACCATCTGAGGAATCACATACAGaagataataattcatCGACTATTGTTAGAACGGAATCTACCAAACCACAACCTGATATATCAACCGAAGATACTCACACTCAAACTGACACAGATATAGATAAAAAAACTCGTTCATCTCTTCCACTTAAGAAAAGACCATATAAACAagattaa
- a CDS encoding Tash1-like protein, putative (Tap152h01.q1c.C.cand.5 - score = 28.77;~SMART 1 transmembrane domain at aa 7-26;~1 probable transmembrane helix predicted for TA03150 by TMHMM2.0 at aa 7-26;~Signal peptide predicted for TA03150 by SignalP 2.0 HMM (Signal peptide probability 0.907, signal anchor probability 0.005) with cleavage site probability 0.876 between residues 23 and 24) → MVRVNTLLLVYAGFLYHIKIVSSIVLDLNDIVNSGLKIHEDSQDGIVTTKIYSTPEKKITKILNGKALVWMALPGEYVKCINIFIFQWSGKELINIEIENPRKTYNAYFFMHRGYYKLIDRGGFENFFLQYSNFVSKISEKIVKSRSLKRKFPFEIDGREEPTKKKIQSQLSGTTIHSEQEQIDNKKQLEPETITVEIGSDDEEIDESNVSKPKETQTDFPTKESSIQTDIQQTQDIETQTLVPTGSTETQTDIQQTQDIETQTLVPTGSTETQTDIQQTQDIGIQTKLRTKYPKKKTTKTSSVETQTEIIMPMDDQFVDDVEDGEIIEVLIGSDGEYVENYDWEDEYNSDIQFEISSDSDMDVDESTDSQVIHSDAITQTDTDIDKKTRSSLPLKKRPYKQD, encoded by the coding sequence ATGGTTCGAGTTAATACTTTATTATTGGTTTATGCGGGATTTCTATATCATATAAAGATTGTGTCTTCAATTGTCTTAGATCTAAATGACATCGTCAATTCAGGTCTCAAGATACATGAAGATTCCCAAGATGGAATAGTTACCACAAAAATATACTCTACACCAGAAAAAAAGATAACTAAAATACTTAATGGTAAAGCATTAGTTTGGATGGCATTACCAGGTGAATATGttaaatgtattaatatCTTTATATTTCAATGGTCCGGTAAAGAACTTATAAACATCGAAATTGAAAATCCAAGAAAAACTTATAATGCATATTTTTTCATGCATAGGGGATATTACAAACTCATAGATAGGGGAggatttgaaaattttttcctacaatatagtaattttgTCTCAAAAATCTCtgaaaaaattgtaaaGAGTAGATCATTAAAACGTAAATTTCCATTTGAAATCGATGGCAGAGAAGAACCTACTAAAAAGAAGATACAATCTCAACTTTCCGGAACAACTATACACTCGGAACAGGAACAGATAGACaataaaaaacaattagAACCAGAAACTATTACAGTGGAAATTGGatcagatgatgaagaaattGATGAATCTAATGTATCAAAACCTAAAGAAACACAAACAGATTTTCCAACTAAAGAAAGCTCGATCCAAACAGATATTCAACAAACACAAGATATTGAAACTCAAACACTTGTACCAACTGGTTCAACTGAGACCCAAACAGATATTCAACAAACACAAGATATTGAAACTCAAACACTTGTACCAACTGGTTCAACTGAGACCCAAACAGATATTCAACAAACACAAGATATTGGAATTCAAACGAAATTAAGGACCAAATATCCTAAAAAAAAGACTACAAAAACTAGTTCAGTTGAGACACAGACAGAAATAATCATGCCTATGGATGATCAGTTTGTTGATGACGTTGAAGATGGAGAAATTATTGAAGTTTTAATAGGATCGGATGGTGAATATGTGGAAAATTATGATTGGGAAGATGAATACAATTCAGACATTCAATTTGAAATTTCATCAGATAGTGATATGGATGTTGATGAGTCTACAGATTCTCAAGTTATACATTCTGATGCGATTACTCAAACTGACACAGATATAGATAAAAAAACTCGTTCATCTCTTCCACTTAAGAAAAGACCATATAAACAagattaa